In one window of Temnothorax longispinosus isolate EJ_2023e chromosome 11, Tlon_JGU_v1, whole genome shotgun sequence DNA:
- the LOC139821517 gene encoding uncharacterized protein: MLKITLLLGVFDIVRCEMQTTRLERTVSEAPSCSNPPMCYLPDTYKKEPRSISFPFYPNFPNVHKQQIQRSYYGGFGSTLPAYYHHAFDPITVLASLAFLAFLLQSFATLFERSRSMLPTIVSGRQSDLSAPEIPKHVSYALQEYENLNEDLEKK; the protein is encoded by the exons atgttgaagaTTACGTTGCTCCTCGGTGTGTTCGACATTGTTCGATGCGAGATGCAGACAACGAGACTGGAAAGGACCGTAAGCGAAGCGCCGTCTTGCAGTAATCCGCCCATGTGTTACTTACCGGATACGTACAAGAAGGAGCCGAGGAGCATATCGTTTCCATTTTACCCGAATTTTCCGAATGTACACAAGCAACAGATTCAACGCAGTTACTACGGTGGATTCGGCTCCACGTTACCAGCTTATTATCACCA CGCTTTTGATCCCATCACCGTGCTGGCGTCACTGGCGTTTTTGGCATTTCTACTGCAATCATTCGCCACGCTTTTTGAACGTTCGAGATCAATGCTGCCGACGATAGTTAGCGGCCGACAATCGGACTTGAGTGCGCCGGAGATCCCGAAACACGTGTCGTACGCCTTGCAGGAATAC GAAAATCTCAATGAGGACttggagaaaaaataa
- the LOC139821510 gene encoding kinesin-like protein KIF18A isoform X2 — protein sequence MVFNKKDLGKAFSPSKARKAAIKRRLSPGGTVKPSTSGSAMKSEETSEISIKVIVRVRPPNERELQDNSRTIIEVVDDKMLIFDPKEQATPFFFHNVAQKGRDMLKKQNKQLQFIFDRVFDSTSANTDVFEGSTKSVISSLLDGYNCSVFAYGATGAGKTHTMLGNREDPGITYRTVAELFAEIENQSKHREFNLGVSYLEIYNENVQDLLHKSGQLHLREDGRCGVVVAGLEPIAIQNADELLSLLAEGNKNRTQHPTDANKESSRSHAVFQVYIKIINKLDSQVQRVKLSMIDLAGSERASATGCKGVRFKEGANINKSLLALGNCINNLADGIKHIPYRDSKLTRLLKDSLGGNCHTVMIANIAPSSLTYEDTYNTLRYANRAKKIKSYAKKNVSCEMHVAGYIKIVEEQKKEIDILKTKLAAFENGMVQPVESKPNVVMLETYNKMIKLHEKKKDLIERMLALESSDKILACRILYKRDADERLRNLTAASDALSLEEQNASGKSRINKSLHYFQRQRESLKAQMQDTWQELCSVETEIQEAKAKPLDENLQSKLSLEISKIERCWIPVMQQHMKKLSSLMQCERQSINTITKNMSNTLQNYYNMVKGYGTMTDKMQLEFKELIKLLEGFRNIKWSDSDETGKADDFNMITCLSTAGMDPLNNAMPAVATAIPEMDDEEHNVCNMNILNSTFSANENIDTNISDIADESSSCESKPAPRDESAPETQRERIATKNVIRKRVLSDKNSEHSSTPSKQTKRLGTNNKTVVQNTGRVDKENKQRPIQMSAKSIAILNRLKSDTSSNFSSLSRHNNSDEKTDVALKAIRNKERRGLMTTHPYQKSTIGKKPNTAPPSTRVPW from the exons ATGGTTTTCAACAAGAAGGATCTGGGCAAGGCGTTCTCGCCGAGCAAAGCCAGGAAGGCGGCGATCAAGAGGCGGTTGTCGCCCGGCGGTACGGTCAAGCCGAGCACGAGCGGCTCCGCGATGAAGAGCGAGGAGACCTCCGAGATATCGATCAAGGTGATCGTGCGGGTACGCCCGCCCAACGAGCGGGAGCTGCAGGACAACAGCAGGACGATCATCGAGGTGGTGGACGACAAGATGCTGATCTTCGACCCGAAGGAACAGGCGACGCCCTTCTTCTTCCACAATGTGGCGCAGAAGGGTAGGGACATGCTGAAGAAGCAAAACAAGCAGCTGCAGTTTATCTTTGACAGGGTCTTTGACTCAACTTCCGCCAACACCGACGTGTTCGAGGGTAGCACCAAGAGCGTGATCAGCAGCCTTCTGGACGGCTACAATTGCTCGGTGTTCGCCTACGGCGCTACCGGCGCCGGTAAGACTCATACCATGCTGGGAAACAGAGAGGACCCCGGTATCACGTATCGAACTGTGGCGGAGCTGTTCGCCGAGATCGAGAATCAGAGCAAGCATCGTGAATTCAACCTGGGCGTGTCCTATCTGGAGATATACAACGAGAATGTGCAGGACTTGTTGCACAAGTCTGGCCAGTTGCATCTGAGAGAGGACGGTAGATGCGGAGTTGTGGTCGCCGGTTTAGAACCGATCGCTATTCAGAATGCGGACGAATTGCTGTCGCTGTTGGCGGAGGGTAACAAGAATCGCACTCAGCATCCGACGGACGCGAACAAGGAGAGCAGCAGGAGCCACGCGGTTTTTCAGGTGTACATCAAGATAATCAACAAGCTGGACAGTCAGGTGCAGCGTGTCAAGCTGTCTATGATTGACTTGGCGGGATCGGAAAGAGCCTCGGCCACTGGATGTAAAGGTGTTAGGTTTAAGGAAGGCGCTAACATCAACAAATCCTTATTGGCCCTTGGGAACTGCATAAACAATCTAGCAGACGGTATAAAACATATTCCATACAGGGACTCCAAACTCACGAGGCTACTGAAAGATTCGCTCGGTGGTAACTGTCATACCGTCATGATAGCTAATATCGCTCCTTCCAGCCTCACCTACGAGGATACGTACAACACTTTGAGATACGCGAATCGGGCGAAGAAGATCAAATCGTACGCCAAGAAGAATGTGTCCTGCGAGATGCACGTTGCTGGCTATATCAAGATAGTGGAGGAACAGAAGAAGGAGATAGATATTTTGAAGACGAAATTGGCAGCTTTTGAGAACGGAATGGTGCAGCCGGTCGAGAGCAAGCCGAACGTCGTCATGCTGGAGACGTACAACAAGATGATAAAATTGCACGAGAAGAAGAAGGACTTGATAGAAAGGATGCTGGCTCTGGAGAGCTCCGATAAGATTTTGGCGTGTAGAATACTCTACAAGAGGGACGCGGACGAGAGGCTGCGCAATCTAACGGCGGCCAGCGACGCCCTGTCGCTTGAGGAACAAAACGCCAGCGGAAAGTCGCGCATCAACAAATCTCTGCATTACTTCCAACGGCAGAGAGAGTCACTTAAAGCGCAGATGCAGGATACGTGGCAGGAATTGTGCTCGGTCGAGACGGAGATACAGGAAGCGAAGGCTAAACCGCTCGACGAGAATCTGCAGAGTAAACTGTCACTGGAAATCTCCAAGATCGAGAGATGCTGGATCCCCGTTATGCAACAGCACATGAAGAAGCTCAGCAGTCTCATGCAGTGCGAGAGGCAGTCGATTAACACCATAACGAAAAATATGAGCAACACGTTGCAGAATTACTACAACATGGTGAAGGGCTACGGCACGATGACCGATAAGATGCAGCTGGAGTTCAAGGAGCTGATAAAGTTGCTCGAGGGTTTTCGAAATATCAAGTGGTCCGATTCGGATGAGACGGGCAAAGCGGACGATTTCAACATGATCACGTGTCTGAGCACGGCCGGGATGGATCCGTTGAATAATGCGATGCCGGCGGTCGCCACAGCGATACCGGAGATGGACGACGAAGAGCACAATGTTTGCAACATGAACATCTTGAACTCTACCTTCAGCGCGAATGAAAATATCGACACCAATATTTCCGACATAGCCGACGAAAGCAGTAGTTGCGAGAGTAAACCCGCGCCGAGGGACGAATCTGCGCCAGAGACTCAACGGGAAAGAATTGCTACGAAGAACGTGATCAGGAAACGTGTGTTGTCTGACAAGAACAGCGAGCACAGCAGCACACCTTCCAAGCAGACGAAGAGACTGGGAACAAATAACAAGACTGTCGTGCAGAATACTGGTCGAGTGGATAAGGAGAACAAACAGAGGCCTATACAAATGAGTGCAAAGAGTATCGCCATTCTGAATAGATTGAAGAGCGATACGTCGTCTAATTTTTCGTCTCTTTCCCGGCACAACAATAGCGATGAGAAAACGGACGTGGCGCTTAAGGCGATACGTAATAAAGAGAGGCGCGGACTAATGACGACCCATCCGTATCAAAAGTCAACGATTGGAAAAAA ACCCAATACAGCTCCACCGTCTACTAGAGTTCCATGGTAA
- the Ubc7 gene encoding ubiquitin-conjugating enzyme E2 G2: MIKTMAGSALRRLMAEYKQLTLNPPEGIIAGPINEENFFEWEALITGPEGTCFEGGIFPAKLIFPPDYPLSPPKMQFTCEMFHPNIYADGRVCISILHAPGDDPMGYESSAERWSPVQSVEKILLSVVSMLAEPNDESGANVDAAKMWREDRKEFERIAQKLVRKTLGIPP, encoded by the exons ATGATCAAAACGATGGCTGGCTCGGCACTCAGACGACTGATGGCGGAGTACAAAC AGCTAACCTTGAACCCGCCGGAAGGCATCATCGCCGGCCCGATTAACGAGGAGAACTTCTTCGAATGGGAGGCCCTCATCAC TGGGCCAGAGGGGACGTGCTTTGAAGGTGGCATATTTCCAGCGAAGTTAATTTTCCCTCCGGATTATCCATTGAGCCCTCCGAAGATGCAGTTCACCTGCGAGATGTTTCATCCCAACA TCTACGCGGATGGAAGAGTCTGCATAAGCATACTGCACGCGCCTGGTGACGATCCGATGGGTTACGAAAGCAGCGCGGAAAGGTGGAGCCCGGTGCAGAGCGTGGAGAAGATACTGTTGAGCGTAGTAAGTATGCTGGCCGAACCGAACGACGAGAGCGGCGCGAATGTGGATGCCGCCAAGATGTGGAGGGAAGATCGCAAGGAATTCGAGAGGATAGCGCAAAAGCTAGTGAGAAAGACCTTGGGTATTCCACCTTAA
- the LOC139821510 gene encoding kinesin-like protein KIF18A isoform X1, translating to MSERCENNDLGKAFSPSKARKAAIKRRLSPGGTVKPSTSGSAMKSEETSEISIKVIVRVRPPNERELQDNSRTIIEVVDDKMLIFDPKEQATPFFFHNVAQKGRDMLKKQNKQLQFIFDRVFDSTSANTDVFEGSTKSVISSLLDGYNCSVFAYGATGAGKTHTMLGNREDPGITYRTVAELFAEIENQSKHREFNLGVSYLEIYNENVQDLLHKSGQLHLREDGRCGVVVAGLEPIAIQNADELLSLLAEGNKNRTQHPTDANKESSRSHAVFQVYIKIINKLDSQVQRVKLSMIDLAGSERASATGCKGVRFKEGANINKSLLALGNCINNLADGIKHIPYRDSKLTRLLKDSLGGNCHTVMIANIAPSSLTYEDTYNTLRYANRAKKIKSYAKKNVSCEMHVAGYIKIVEEQKKEIDILKTKLAAFENGMVQPVESKPNVVMLETYNKMIKLHEKKKDLIERMLALESSDKILACRILYKRDADERLRNLTAASDALSLEEQNASGKSRINKSLHYFQRQRESLKAQMQDTWQELCSVETEIQEAKAKPLDENLQSKLSLEISKIERCWIPVMQQHMKKLSSLMQCERQSINTITKNMSNTLQNYYNMVKGYGTMTDKMQLEFKELIKLLEGFRNIKWSDSDETGKADDFNMITCLSTAGMDPLNNAMPAVATAIPEMDDEEHNVCNMNILNSTFSANENIDTNISDIADESSSCESKPAPRDESAPETQRERIATKNVIRKRVLSDKNSEHSSTPSKQTKRLGTNNKTVVQNTGRVDKENKQRPIQMSAKSIAILNRLKSDTSSNFSSLSRHNNSDEKTDVALKAIRNKERRGLMTTHPYQKSTIGKKPNTAPPSTRVPW from the exons ATGTCGGAACGATGTGAGAACAAC GATCTGGGCAAGGCGTTCTCGCCGAGCAAAGCCAGGAAGGCGGCGATCAAGAGGCGGTTGTCGCCCGGCGGTACGGTCAAGCCGAGCACGAGCGGCTCCGCGATGAAGAGCGAGGAGACCTCCGAGATATCGATCAAGGTGATCGTGCGGGTACGCCCGCCCAACGAGCGGGAGCTGCAGGACAACAGCAGGACGATCATCGAGGTGGTGGACGACAAGATGCTGATCTTCGACCCGAAGGAACAGGCGACGCCCTTCTTCTTCCACAATGTGGCGCAGAAGGGTAGGGACATGCTGAAGAAGCAAAACAAGCAGCTGCAGTTTATCTTTGACAGGGTCTTTGACTCAACTTCCGCCAACACCGACGTGTTCGAGGGTAGCACCAAGAGCGTGATCAGCAGCCTTCTGGACGGCTACAATTGCTCGGTGTTCGCCTACGGCGCTACCGGCGCCGGTAAGACTCATACCATGCTGGGAAACAGAGAGGACCCCGGTATCACGTATCGAACTGTGGCGGAGCTGTTCGCCGAGATCGAGAATCAGAGCAAGCATCGTGAATTCAACCTGGGCGTGTCCTATCTGGAGATATACAACGAGAATGTGCAGGACTTGTTGCACAAGTCTGGCCAGTTGCATCTGAGAGAGGACGGTAGATGCGGAGTTGTGGTCGCCGGTTTAGAACCGATCGCTATTCAGAATGCGGACGAATTGCTGTCGCTGTTGGCGGAGGGTAACAAGAATCGCACTCAGCATCCGACGGACGCGAACAAGGAGAGCAGCAGGAGCCACGCGGTTTTTCAGGTGTACATCAAGATAATCAACAAGCTGGACAGTCAGGTGCAGCGTGTCAAGCTGTCTATGATTGACTTGGCGGGATCGGAAAGAGCCTCGGCCACTGGATGTAAAGGTGTTAGGTTTAAGGAAGGCGCTAACATCAACAAATCCTTATTGGCCCTTGGGAACTGCATAAACAATCTAGCAGACGGTATAAAACATATTCCATACAGGGACTCCAAACTCACGAGGCTACTGAAAGATTCGCTCGGTGGTAACTGTCATACCGTCATGATAGCTAATATCGCTCCTTCCAGCCTCACCTACGAGGATACGTACAACACTTTGAGATACGCGAATCGGGCGAAGAAGATCAAATCGTACGCCAAGAAGAATGTGTCCTGCGAGATGCACGTTGCTGGCTATATCAAGATAGTGGAGGAACAGAAGAAGGAGATAGATATTTTGAAGACGAAATTGGCAGCTTTTGAGAACGGAATGGTGCAGCCGGTCGAGAGCAAGCCGAACGTCGTCATGCTGGAGACGTACAACAAGATGATAAAATTGCACGAGAAGAAGAAGGACTTGATAGAAAGGATGCTGGCTCTGGAGAGCTCCGATAAGATTTTGGCGTGTAGAATACTCTACAAGAGGGACGCGGACGAGAGGCTGCGCAATCTAACGGCGGCCAGCGACGCCCTGTCGCTTGAGGAACAAAACGCCAGCGGAAAGTCGCGCATCAACAAATCTCTGCATTACTTCCAACGGCAGAGAGAGTCACTTAAAGCGCAGATGCAGGATACGTGGCAGGAATTGTGCTCGGTCGAGACGGAGATACAGGAAGCGAAGGCTAAACCGCTCGACGAGAATCTGCAGAGTAAACTGTCACTGGAAATCTCCAAGATCGAGAGATGCTGGATCCCCGTTATGCAACAGCACATGAAGAAGCTCAGCAGTCTCATGCAGTGCGAGAGGCAGTCGATTAACACCATAACGAAAAATATGAGCAACACGTTGCAGAATTACTACAACATGGTGAAGGGCTACGGCACGATGACCGATAAGATGCAGCTGGAGTTCAAGGAGCTGATAAAGTTGCTCGAGGGTTTTCGAAATATCAAGTGGTCCGATTCGGATGAGACGGGCAAAGCGGACGATTTCAACATGATCACGTGTCTGAGCACGGCCGGGATGGATCCGTTGAATAATGCGATGCCGGCGGTCGCCACAGCGATACCGGAGATGGACGACGAAGAGCACAATGTTTGCAACATGAACATCTTGAACTCTACCTTCAGCGCGAATGAAAATATCGACACCAATATTTCCGACATAGCCGACGAAAGCAGTAGTTGCGAGAGTAAACCCGCGCCGAGGGACGAATCTGCGCCAGAGACTCAACGGGAAAGAATTGCTACGAAGAACGTGATCAGGAAACGTGTGTTGTCTGACAAGAACAGCGAGCACAGCAGCACACCTTCCAAGCAGACGAAGAGACTGGGAACAAATAACAAGACTGTCGTGCAGAATACTGGTCGAGTGGATAAGGAGAACAAACAGAGGCCTATACAAATGAGTGCAAAGAGTATCGCCATTCTGAATAGATTGAAGAGCGATACGTCGTCTAATTTTTCGTCTCTTTCCCGGCACAACAATAGCGATGAGAAAACGGACGTGGCGCTTAAGGCGATACGTAATAAAGAGAGGCGCGGACTAATGACGACCCATCCGTATCAAAAGTCAACGATTGGAAAAAA ACCCAATACAGCTCCACCGTCTACTAGAGTTCCATGGTAA
- the Vps4 gene encoding vacuolar protein sorting-associated protein 4, whose protein sequence is MASAILQKAIDLVTKATEEDRNKNYEEALRLYEHGVEYFLHAIKYETQGDKVKESIRAKCMQYLERAEKLKEYLKKNKKKPVKAGADNAKSEDKKSDSGDSDTDSDPEKKKLQSKLEGIIMSENTNVHWSDVIGLDGAIEALKEAVILPMHFPHLFTGRRIPWKGILLFGPPGTGKSYLAKAVATEANQATFFAASSSDLVSKWLGESEKLVKNLFELARQKERSIIFIDEIDSLCSSRSDNESESARRIKTEFLVQMQGVGTHNENILVLGATNIPWVLDSAIRRRFEKRIYIPLPGKQARAAMFKLHMGNTAHCLTEEDFKTLAASTDGYSGADISIIVRDALMQPIRQVQMATHFKRVKGPLPRDPSVIVDDLLTPCSPGDPAAIEMNWMEVDGEKLFEPPVTMKDMMKSLATTRPTVNEEDLAKLEKFKEDFGQEG, encoded by the exons ATGGCTTCGGCGATACTGCAG AAGGCCATAGATCTTGTGACAAAGGCCACGGAGGAGGATCGTAATAAGAACTACGAGGAGGCCCTCAGATTGTACGAGCATGGCGTCGAATACTTTTTGCACGCAATCAAAT ACGAGACGCAGGGAGACAAGGTGAAGGAGAGCATACGAGCGAAATGTATGCAGTATTTAGAGAgagcagaaaaattaaaggagtACTTGAAGAAGAACAAGAAAAAGCCGGTCAAGGCTGGGGCAGATAATGCCAAGAGCGAGGATAAGAAGAGCGACAGTGGTGACAGTGACACTGACAGCGACCCCGAAAAGAAGAAGCTGCAGAGTAAATTGGAAGGCATTATAATGAGCGAAAACACAAATGTTCACTGGAGCGATGTGATTGGTCTCGATGGAGCCATAGAGGCTTTGAAGGAAGCTGTTATTCTACCTATGCACTTTCCTCATCTCTTTACGGGGAGGCGCATACCTTGGAAAGGTATTCTGTTATTCGGA CCACCAGGAACCGGTAAATCATATTTAGCAAAAGCAGTAGCGACGGAAGCTAATCAAGCTACCTTCTTCGCCGCGTCGTCGTCGGATCTAGTAAGCAAGTGGTTAGGAGAGTCGGAGAAGCTTGTGAAAAATCTGTTCGAATTAGCGCGACAAAAGGAACGTAgcataatatttatcgatGAAATAGACTCGCTCTGTTCGTCGCGTTCCGACAACGAGTCAGAGTCCGCGAGGagaataaaaacagaatttcTAGTTCAAATGCAAG GTGTAGGGACTCATAATGAGAATATACTCGTGCTGGGGGCCACCAACATACCTTGGGTCTTGGATTCTGCGATCAGACGAAGATTCGAAAAGAGAATTTACATTCCGTTGCCCGGAAAACAGGCGCGCGCCGCTATGTTCAAGCTCCACATGGGTAATACGGCACATTGTTTGACGGAGGAAGACTTTAAGACATTGGCGGCTTCCACCGACGGTTATTCGGGAGCTGATATAAGCATTATTGTACGGGATGCCCTGATGCAGCCGATCCGACAAGTGCAAATGGCTACACACTTTAAGCGCGTTAAAGGACCGTTGCCGAGGGATCCTTCCGTTATCGTCGACGATTTACTTACTCCGTGCTCCCCCGGCGATCCGGCTGCCATAGAAATGAATTGGATGGAAGTCGATGGTGAAAAATTGTTCGAGCCACCAGTTACCATG AAAGACATGATGAAATCGCTAGCAACGACCCGTCCCACAGTGAATGAAGAAGATTTGGCGAAGTTAGAGAAATTTAAGGAAGATTTCGGTCAAGAGGGTTGA
- the Pdp gene encoding pyruvate dehydrogenase [acetyl-transferring]-phosphatase 1, mitochondrial: MVLQKISYDFVKGFRHVHARTSESCGNKCFQRLYMALPRLTPQEVTSVLQANEYTKEFSGSGSVKYYDSNQLASNNPIEDTRSEAQCLLTKGMLMGVFDGHGGGACAQVVSKRLFHYISACLLPPKFLEQYLNSVGTDRSLNLLETFNDKVEFVAEIRDLYQTSFLSFVRDLVHSDTRKEFQMEKALESAFLRLDNDLSTEALLQLNKKDAARTLAVAMSGTVAAVAHIDGPHLHVAGVGDSRVVLGVLSESDGWSAKMMTVEHNADNREEVERILSEHPTNERSTVIKMERLLGQLAPLRSLGDFRYKWSKNIMKRVVVPFLGETAIPANYHTPPYLTANPEVRYHRLTPRDKFLILASDGLWDLISPLQAVRLVGEHMSGKVTLNPLRLPRKNMKLSDINEMLLQRKEGLKKKPLDGNAATHLLRNALGGTEYGIDHAKLSQLLTLPSEVVRIFRDDITITVVYMDSEFLRHCPP; this comes from the exons ATGGTCTTGCAAAAGATCAGCTATGACTTCGTCAAAGGTTTCCGACACGTGCACGCCAGGACGAGCGAGTCCTGTGGCAACAAGTGCTTCCAACGATTGTACATGGCACTACCGCGGCTCACGCCGCAGGAG GTAACAAGTGTTTTGCAAGCCAACGAGTACACCAAAGAGTTTTCTGGATCGGGTTCCGTGAAATATTACGACTCTAATCAATTGGCGTCTAATAATCCTATAGAAGATACGAGATCCGAGGCTCAATGTTTGTTAACTAAAG GTATGTTAATGGGAGTTTTCGATGGCCACGGTGGTGGTGCCTGCGCACAAGTGGTGTCGAAAAGACTGTTTCATTATATATCTGCGTGCCTGTTACCGCCAAAATTTCTGGAGCAATACTTGAATTCTGTTGGCACTGACAGAAGTTTGAACTTGCTCGAAACCTTCAACGATAAGGTAGAATTTGTAGCCGAGATCAGAGATCTTTATCAAACGAGCTTCTTAAGTTTCGTGAGAGACTTGGTGCATTCAGATACCAGGAAGGAATTTCAAATGGAAAAGGCCTTGGAAAGCGCATTTCTCAGACTAGACAACGATTTATCGACCGAGGCTCTGTTGCAATTGAATAAGAAAGATGCTGCGAGGACTCTCGCTGTCGCAATGTCGGGTACGGTAGCCGCTGTGGCGCACATAGACGGCCCCCATCTCCATGTCGCCGGCGTTGGCGACAGTAGGGTCGTCTTGGGAGTGCTCTCAG AAAGCGATGGATGGTCGGCGAAGATGATGACGGTAGAGCACAACGCGGATAACCGTGAGGAAGTGGAGAGGATCTTGTCGGAGCATCCGACGAACGAGAGATCGACTGTGATTAAAATGGAAAGACTGCTCGGACAATTGGCGCCGCTTCGCTCGCTAGGCGATTTCCGCTACAAGtggagtaaaaatattatgaagaGGGTCGTGGTGCCGTTCCTCGGCGAGACGGCGATCCCAGCGAATTATCACACGCCGCCCTATCTAACGGCCAATCCGGAGGTCAGATATCACAGGTTGACGCCGAGGGACAAATTTCTCATATTGGCCAGCGACGGACTGTGGGACCTGATTTCGCCGTTGCAAGCAGTGCGCCTGGTAGGCGAGCACATGAGCGGCAAGGTCACGCTCAACCCACTGAGATTACCgcgtaaaaatatgaaattgtcGGACATAAATGAGATGTTGCTGCAACGCAAGGAGGGCCTGAAGAAGAAGCCCCTCGACGGCAACGCGGCGACGCACTTGCTGAGGAACGCTCTAGGTGGCACGGAATACGGGATAGACCATGCCAAATTGTCGCAATTGTTGACCCTGCCGAGCGAAGTGGTGCGGATATTCCGCGACGACATCACCATAACGGTCGTCTACATGGATTCGGAATTTCTGAGACATTGCCCTCCGTAA
- the Mrps35 gene encoding small ribosomal subunit protein mS35 translates to MLSLKRGLEASLAQGLPKASRLLAAYSSSETSGSEQFRVLELYPGYKKVAQQKRKSQRISVPPPRTKEMPVDQDWPSVWPGARTFHPATVPLPLRQGYVEKGTPPDKYANAELLKIPNFLHLTPPAIRRHCEALKRFCTEWPAGLETEEKCARHFPVELITSDYCYSSPTIRDPLARIVSLRVRLSSLHLDTHAKDKLLRLLGNKYNSETDVITITADRCPTRKQNLEYARYLLTAVYHESWRVEPWEAEKSLADMEYFDWDTSESRTSLVTLYKWPEPPTDYDYETIPHATEYKIAVSDLINNGEDQYSVNKYKEAVKNLLNLKCDNKVES, encoded by the exons ATGTTGTCGTTGAAACGTGGACTCGAGGCGAGCCTCGCGCAAGGTTTGCCGAAAGCGTCGAGGCTACTCGCGGCGTACTCCTCCTCGGAGACGAGCGGATCGGAAC AATTTCGAGTACTGGAACTCTATCCGGGGTACAAGAAGGTAGCGCAGCAGAAGCGTAAGTCGCAACGGATCAGTGTCCCACCGCCCAGGACGAAGGAGATGCCCGTCGACCAGGACTGGCCGTCGGTCTGGCCGGGCGCGCGAACCTTCCATCCGGCCACAGTGCCGCTGCCGTTGCGCCAGGGGTACGTGGAGAAGGGCACGCCGCCCGACAAGTACGCCAACGCCGAGCTCTTGAAGATACCCAACTTCCTGCATCTCACCCCGCCGGCGATACGACGGCACTGCGAGGCGCTGAAGCGGTTCTGCACCGAGTGGCCCGCCGGTCTGGAGACCGAGGAGAAATGCGCGAGACACTTCCCCGTTGAGCTCATCACGTCCGACTACTGCTACTCCTCGCCCACCATAAGGGATCCGCTCGCTCGGATCGTGAGTCTGCGAGTGAGGCTGTCCTCTCTTCACTTGGATACCCATGCCAAGGACAAGCTGTTGCGATTACTGGGAAACAAGTACAATTCGGAAACCGATGTGATAACAATCACGGCTGATAGATGTCCGACCAGAAAGCAAAACTTGGAATACGCACGGTACCTCCTCACGGCGGTGTATCACGAATCTTGG AGGGTAGAACCGTGGGAGGCCGAGAAGTCGCTGGCGGACATGGAGTACTTTGACTGGGACACCAGCGAGAGCCGTACGAGCCTAGTGACGCTGTACAAGTGGCCGGAACCGCCGACCGATTATGACTACGAGACCATTCCGCACGCAACGGAATACAAAATTGCCGTTTCAGATCTTATAAACAACGGCGAGGATCAATATTCGGTCAACAAGTACAAGGAAgctgttaaaaatttgttaaatctCAAATGCGATAATAAAGTTGAATCTTGA